The Marivirga tractuosa DSM 4126 genome contains the following window.
AAGTTCGGGCCAATTTCTTAAGAAGAGATATGCATGAGCTTTTATTAGACGTTTTTGTAACTGAAAGTCAATATTTTGGAGTCCAATTTCAGGCTAATAATAATTTTATTTCTGATGAGAATACAGGCTTTAATCAATTTCTGAATGTGTCATACAATTACATCTTTAATAAGATAGGCCTGGATTTAACCTTCGAATGCAGGAATTTATTGAATAATCAAAACTATATTTCAGTATTTGCAGATGCTAATATTTATGTGCTTAATCAATTTCAAATGAGACCAAGACAGTTTTTGTTGAGTGCCCAGTTTTCTTTGGGTAAATTTGATTAGTGATTTTAAATATTTTTGATAAACTTAAACTCTAGTTTACCTCTTTCCAATCCCCCAATAATTCCTATCTTTACCCTCAATGACCCCATTTCGAATTATTATTGCTTTTTTAGTCGTCAGTTTAATGGGTTTGGCCCTTATTCCCAAACTGTCGGTCAACCTGAACCCTACTTATCAGACGCCTGAGATCAGTCTGCATTTTAATGTGCGTAATGCAGATCCTACGCAGGTGGAGAAACTGGCTACAGCACCGCTGGAAAACATTCTTTCCCAATTGAGGGATTTGGATGAACTCAATTCCCAGTCTCGTTATGGAAGCGGAAATATCACACTTCGCTTCTCTAAAAATGCAGATTTAGCCTATAAGCGCTTTGAAGTAGCTACTCTAGTCCGTCAGCTATATCCCGAATTGGATGAAAATGTGAGCTATCCCATTCTGCAAAGCAGTGGAGGAGATGATGAAGAAGGAGAAAATAAAACCATTCTAAGATATACGGTTCGAGGCCCTTTTGCTTCTTACCGAATAAAAGAAATCACGCAGGAGTCCATTGTTAAGCCATTGCAAAATGTTGCAGGAATCGAATCTTTACCCGTTTATGGAGCCAATAGCTTACAAATCAGCATCAATTTCCATTCTGAAAAATTGGAAGCTTATGGACTAAGTCCTGTTGATTTAAGAGCTGCTTTACAGCAAGGTGGTCAGTTACGATATCCCGGCTTGGCACAAAGTGCAAGCAATGAAAAATACGTTTTGGTACTTGATCAGAGGTTTACGGATATTCAACAAATCGTTGAACTGAAAATTACCCAAAAGGAATCAGGTAAAAGTTACAGATTAAAAGATTTAGCCGATATTGATCTGGAAGAACAAGAGCCTAGTAGTTACTATAGAATCAATGGTGAAAATTTTGTGACATTGGTAGTGGAGGCTCGGAAGGGCGTAAACCGAATCAACTTGGCCAGAGAAGTAAAGTCTCGACTAAATGAAATTGAGGATAATCTGGCTCAAGGCGTGGCACTCCGTTTGGTTTATGACGATACTGAATATCTAGAAAAAGAGCTGGATAAACTCTATGAGCGTTCTATTCTTTCCATCAGTATTCTCATACTTTTTATTTTTCTGATCAACCGTAATTGGCGCTATTTATTGGTGCTTTTTGCAGGCATTCTGGTGAATGTTTCCCTGGCCATTATTGGCGTTTGGGCATTGGATACGGAAATTCATCTCTATTCATTGGCGGGTTTGACCATTTCCTTTGGATTGATAGTCGATAATGCGATAGTGATGATCGACCACATCCACAAATACAAAAACCGTCATCTGTTCTTGGCACTTTTGGCCGCTTCTTTAACTACCATAGCTGCTTTATTATTGGTTTTCTTATTGCCCGAAGAACAAAAAATGAATCTGGTGGATTTCTCTAAAGTGGTGGCTTTGTTGTTGGGTGTTTCCTTGTTGGTGGCTTTGTTTTTCACACCATCGCTTTACGCATTGTTATTTACTACTCAAAATCAGAAAAGGAAAGGTAATACGATGAGGCAATTACGCAGGAAAGTGCGTTGGTTCAATCGATATTCTAGTGCCATTCATTGGTCAGCTAAATACCGTAAAGCCTTTTTTACCTTACTTTTATTAGCATTTGGCTTGCCTATTTTTATGCTGCCAGCCAAATGGGAAGACCAAGAATGGTACAATAAAATTATCGGTTCGGATATTTATCAGGATGATATTCGTCCGATTTCCGATAAATGGCTGGGTGGTAGTTTGAGACTTTTTGTGCGCAATGTTTATGAGCGATCGAGCTATAGACAAAATGAAAAGACGAGGTTGTACATCACGGGAAGATTGCCTTATGGTAATACACTGGAGCAGATGAATACCATAATGAGGGATTTTGAAGGTTTTCTGCTTCAGCAAGAAGGTATTGATATTTTCACTACTCAAATTTATTCGGGCCAATACGGTAGCATTGAAATTATTTTTGAGGAGGATTATGAAAAATCAGCTTTTCCTTATCAGCTCAAAGCACGTTTGTCGTCTAGAAGTACCAATTGGAGCGGGGTCAATTGGAGCGTTTACGGAGTAGGTCAGGGTTTTTCTACTGGCTCGAGTGATAGAATTCCATCTTTTAGAGTGGCTTTAAAAGGCTATAATTATTTCGAATTGGAAAATCAGGCCGATAAACT
Protein-coding sequences here:
- a CDS encoding efflux RND transporter permease subunit — its product is MTPFRIIIAFLVVSLMGLALIPKLSVNLNPTYQTPEISLHFNVRNADPTQVEKLATAPLENILSQLRDLDELNSQSRYGSGNITLRFSKNADLAYKRFEVATLVRQLYPELDENVSYPILQSSGGDDEEGENKTILRYTVRGPFASYRIKEITQESIVKPLQNVAGIESLPVYGANSLQISINFHSEKLEAYGLSPVDLRAALQQGGQLRYPGLAQSASNEKYVLVLDQRFTDIQQIVELKITQKESGKSYRLKDLADIDLEEQEPSSYYRINGENFVTLVVEARKGVNRINLAREVKSRLNEIEDNLAQGVALRLVYDDTEYLEKELDKLYERSILSISILILFIFLINRNWRYLLVLFAGILVNVSLAIIGVWALDTEIHLYSLAGLTISFGLIVDNAIVMIDHIHKYKNRHLFLALLAASLTTIAALLLVFLLPEEQKMNLVDFSKVVALLLGVSLLVALFFTPSLYALLFTTQNQKRKGNTMRQLRRKVRWFNRYSSAIHWSAKYRKAFFTLLLLAFGLPIFMLPAKWEDQEWYNKIIGSDIYQDDIRPISDKWLGGSLRLFVRNVYERSSYRQNEKTRLYITGRLPYGNTLEQMNTIMRDFEGFLLQQEGIDIFTTQIYSGQYGSIEIIFEEDYEKSAFPYQLKARLSSRSTNWSGVNWSVYGVGQGFSTGSSDRIPSFRVALKGYNYFELENQADKLAEMLLEHPRIQEVNTNERMSWRDQKSKEYIIRPDLKELAFHNISLSDFTNAIRMHAPANGATAYLPINGEQFPVALASAKADDFNKFALEQYSLGYEGKRIPTGNLSKLQLESTVNAIYKENRSYIRILSFEYYGSSRFGSKYLEEVLTTYDQIKPLGYRAERQSFNWGSNTAKKQYSLLLLLIVAIFFICSILFESFKLPFYILLLIPLSFIGLFLTFGWFEFYFDQGGYAAFVMLGGLTVNAGIYILYDFKNRKIQNSRSFLKSVSTKAAPVLLTIFSTCFGLIPFVMSGQNEVFWFSLAVGTIGGLIFSMIGVFFFFPLLAVGKGK